The following are from one region of the Dreissena polymorpha isolate Duluth1 chromosome 2, UMN_Dpol_1.0, whole genome shotgun sequence genome:
- the LOC127869468 gene encoding integumentary mucin C.1-like isoform X1 gives MCSFKNIEYNSTYTCTKTLKNRAFDYFPSKNCSHLKADKRTDCYRGDARPARRSCGSFYPFCKCPQYVNGCYTYPASCPSASGSVTSSLATTIAHSTFGVFHPGMNPGIQTNPPSTSGTSGTAQTQAHFNIPSSYSTNSATSPTHPTSPSTSVQTPAPSSSPSAQGSGSSSAGNHDLVCPPLPSCPDATKITYDDNNCAICSSAGNHNRPISNTNGCPPVSMPMKDCHIDRNGCMLCQGSIITTTTPLTSPTTTQTSTQSTTIKSTTRPTTPTPFTTKQTTTRPTTPTPISTKSTSPTTYTITAAKTTTQQSAISASSATSPTTPSTSTTTTKNSLAATTASTTTGSSAATTTSTTTVTSAATTSTTSGSSAATTAATTSGSSAATTASITAGSSTATPGNTAPHGSSATNGSTIVMAPPTFTTIHIPAVTTACPQMQCLLDCGSPPKFMKDTKGCDLCQCDLSP, from the exons ACGCCCGACCAGCCCGACGTTCTTGTGGCAGCTTTTACCCGTTCTGCAAATGTCCTCAGTATGTAAATGGTTGTTATACATACCCGGCCTCCTGTCCATCAGCTTCAG GTTCAGTGACCAGCAGCCTTGCCACGACCATTGCCCACAGCACATTCGGTGTTTTCCATCCTGGTATGAATCCCGGAATACAAACCAATCCACCAAGCACATCTGGCACTTCCGGTACTGCGCAGACTCAAGCCCATTTTAATATCCCGTCGTCGTATTCAACTAACAGCGCCACCAGTCCTACCCATCCGACAAGTCCTTCCACATCTGTACAAACACCAGCGCCCAGCAGTTCTCCGTCCGCACAAGGAAGTGGATCGTCTTCCGCAGGAAACCATGACCTTG TATGTCCCCCATTGCCGTCCTGTCCAGATGCCACGAAGATAACATATGATGATAATAATTGCGCTATATGCTCCAGCGCAG GAAACCATAACCGACCGATTTCCAATACAAACGGCTGTCCACCCGTCAGCATGCCGATGAAAGATTGCCACATAGATCGAAATGGATGCATGCTATGTCAAGGATCAA tCATAACAACAACTACACCATTGACAAGCCCAACAACAACGCAAACAAGTACTCAGTCAACAACaataaaatcaacaacacgaCCCACTACCCCTACTCCATTTACAacgaaacaaacaacaacaagacCAACAACACCTACACCAATATCTACGAAATCTACTTCGCCGACAACTTACACGATTACTGCAGCAAAGACAACAACGCAACAGTCGGCCATTTCAGCAAGTTCTGCAACATCACCCACAACACCATCTAcctctacgactactactaaaaATAGTTTAGCAGCAACAACAGCTTCTACTACTACCGGTAGTTCAGctgcaacaacaacttctacaactACAGTTACTTCAGCAGCAACAACGTCTACTACTTCAGGTAGTTCGGCCGCAACAACAGCTGCTACTACTTCAGGTAgctcagcagcaacaacagcttCTATTACTGCAGGTAGTTCAACTGCAACGCCAGGAAATACAGCACCACACGGAAGCTCAGCCACAAACGGAAGTACAATAGTTATGGCACCTCCGACATTCACGACGATCCACATTCCCGCTGTTACAACGGCCTGTCCCCAGATGCAATGTTTGTTGGACTGTGGAAGCCCTCCGAAGTTTATGAAAGATACGAAAGGGTGCGATCTCTGCCAATGTGACCTAAGCCCTTAA
- the LOC127869468 gene encoding uncharacterized protein LOC127869468 isoform X2 — translation MNPGIQTNPPSTSGTSGTAQTQAHFNIPSSYSTNSATSPTHPTSPSTSVQTPAPSSSPSAQGSGSSSAGNHDLVCPPLPSCPDATKITYDDNNCAICSSAGNHNRPISNTNGCPPVSMPMKDCHIDRNGCMLCQGSIITTTTPLTSPTTTQTSTQSTTIKSTTRPTTPTPFTTKQTTTRPTTPTPISTKSTSPTTYTITAAKTTTQQSAISASSATSPTTPSTSTTTTKNSLAATTASTTTGSSAATTTSTTTVTSAATTSTTSGSSAATTAATTSGSSAATTASITAGSSTATPGNTAPHGSSATNGSTIVMAPPTFTTIHIPAVTTACPQMQCLLDCGSPPKFMKDTKGCDLCQCDLSP, via the exons ATGAATCCCGGAATACAAACCAATCCACCAAGCACATCTGGCACTTCCGGTACTGCGCAGACTCAAGCCCATTTTAATATCCCGTCGTCGTATTCAACTAACAGCGCCACCAGTCCTACCCATCCGACAAGTCCTTCCACATCTGTACAAACACCAGCGCCCAGCAGTTCTCCGTCCGCACAAGGAAGTGGATCGTCTTCCGCAGGAAACCATGACCTTG TATGTCCCCCATTGCCGTCCTGTCCAGATGCCACGAAGATAACATATGATGATAATAATTGCGCTATATGCTCCAGCGCAG GAAACCATAACCGACCGATTTCCAATACAAACGGCTGTCCACCCGTCAGCATGCCGATGAAAGATTGCCACATAGATCGAAATGGATGCATGCTATGTCAAGGATCAA tCATAACAACAACTACACCATTGACAAGCCCAACAACAACGCAAACAAGTACTCAGTCAACAACaataaaatcaacaacacgaCCCACTACCCCTACTCCATTTACAacgaaacaaacaacaacaagacCAACAACACCTACACCAATATCTACGAAATCTACTTCGCCGACAACTTACACGATTACTGCAGCAAAGACAACAACGCAACAGTCGGCCATTTCAGCAAGTTCTGCAACATCACCCACAACACCATCTAcctctacgactactactaaaaATAGTTTAGCAGCAACAACAGCTTCTACTACTACCGGTAGTTCAGctgcaacaacaacttctacaactACAGTTACTTCAGCAGCAACAACGTCTACTACTTCAGGTAGTTCGGCCGCAACAACAGCTGCTACTACTTCAGGTAgctcagcagcaacaacagcttCTATTACTGCAGGTAGTTCAACTGCAACGCCAGGAAATACAGCACCACACGGAAGCTCAGCCACAAACGGAAGTACAATAGTTATGGCACCTCCGACATTCACGACGATCCACATTCCCGCTGTTACAACGGCCTGTCCCCAGATGCAATGTTTGTTGGACTGTGGAAGCCCTCCGAAGTTTATGAAAGATACGAAAGGGTGCGATCTCTGCCAATGTGACCTAAGCCCTTAA